One genomic window of Candidatus Poribacteria bacterium includes the following:
- a CDS encoding IS3 family transposase, protein MCPKILIAKTIDGVGLTLSEKRSFISALQKEHSVRDICGILGVNRSSLYYQPKADPSEEVLLAEIQKLAGAYPRYGYRRIRELLVRQGYTVGTRRVARLMRENHLRVSVTRVCRTTRSLQGDKPWHNLIETLEISHADQVWVADITYIRLKRHFVYLALLMDVFTRIIKAWQLGPHLNQTLTLKPLQEAFCHSVCEIHHSDQGVQYLSNAYIATLQAQGVEISVAHRGRPWENGYAERLIRTLKEEEVDINDYQSITEARDRIGHFIRQVYHQKRPHSALGYLTPIEFQRKTLS, encoded by the coding sequence GTGTGTCCAAAAATACTTATTGCGAAAACTATTGACGGAGTTGGACTAACCTTATCCGAAAAGCGAAGCTTCATATCGGCATTGCAAAAGGAGCATTCCGTGCGAGATATTTGTGGTATCCTCGGTGTCAACCGGAGCAGTCTCTATTATCAGCCGAAAGCGGATCCGTCTGAAGAGGTGCTTCTCGCTGAAATTCAGAAACTTGCTGGCGCGTATCCGAGATACGGATATCGGCGTATCCGAGAGCTCTTGGTGCGTCAGGGATACACTGTTGGGACCCGACGCGTCGCCCGGTTGATGAGAGAAAATCATCTCCGCGTCTCCGTCACGCGTGTCTGTCGAACAACAAGATCGCTTCAGGGGGATAAACCGTGGCACAACCTGATCGAAACGCTTGAGATTTCTCATGCAGATCAGGTCTGGGTGGCTGATATTACCTACATCCGTCTCAAGAGACACTTCGTCTATCTCGCACTGCTCATGGACGTTTTCACCCGAATCATCAAAGCGTGGCAGCTCGGTCCACACTTGAACCAAACTCTGACGCTCAAACCGCTCCAAGAAGCATTCTGCCACAGCGTCTGTGAGATTCATCATTCCGATCAAGGCGTGCAGTATCTTTCAAACGCTTATATCGCAACACTCCAAGCACAAGGCGTTGAGATTTCCGTGGCACACCGCGGACGGCCTTGGGAGAACGGATATGCCGAAAGACTCATCCGCACGCTCAAAGAGGAGGAAGTTGACATCAATGACTATCAAAGCATCACCGAGGCGAGAGATCGCATCGGACATTTTATCAGACAGGTGTATCACCAGAAACGCCCGCATTCGGCGTTAGGGTATCTGACACCTATCGAATTTCAACGAAAAACCTTATCTTAA
- a CDS encoding nucleotide-binding protein, which produces MIPDQYVYGFTSKEEAENALKTIARSINRDSLVDLSLNTDQNITPNNQTKYFIGHGGSLEWLKLKDFLENTLGLPYEEFNRIPQAGKITSDRLKEMLESCCMAFLIMTGEDEHTDGTLHARSNVIHEIGLFQAQLGYERAIILLEEGCEDFSNIHGITYISFPKGNIRAAFEDIREVLEPESILE; this is translated from the coding sequence ATGATTCCTGATCAATATGTATACGGTTTTACAAGTAAAGAAGAAGCCGAAAATGCCCTTAAAACAATCGCAAGATCTATAAATAGGGATTCACTTGTGGATTTATCATTAAATACGGATCAGAATATCACTCCCAATAACCAAACAAAATACTTTATTGGGCATGGCGGTTCACTTGAGTGGCTAAAACTTAAGGATTTTTTAGAGAATACATTAGGGCTTCCTTACGAAGAATTCAATCGTATTCCACAGGCTGGTAAAATCACCAGTGACCGTCTCAAAGAAATGCTGGAATCGTGTTGTATGGCATTTCTTATTATGACAGGTGAGGACGAACATACCGACGGCACGCTACACGCTCGTAGTAACGTGATTCATGAAATCGGGTTGTTTCAAGCTCAACTTGGTTATGAAAGGGCAATCATTTTACTCGAGGAAGGTTGTGAGGATTTTAGTAACATTCACGGAATTACATATATCTCATTTCCAAAAGGAAACATTAGGGCAGCCTTTGAGGATATTCGTGAGGTCTTGGAACCAGAATCTATATTAGAGTAA
- a CDS encoding IS3 family transposase, which produces MVEKVHNASSYSIRQICKTLGYNRNLLYYQPKSDPSQEGLRTRIEELAATYPTYGYRRITKLLVAEGYTVGYKRVTRLMKAANLLVAVKRACQTTHSAESRQPWQNRLKTLDICRCDQVWVGDITYVRLNRRFVYVALLMDVFTRMIRGWNLSQHLTQSLTLHPLEQALDDGVCEIHHSDQGVQYLSNAYISLLKQHGVEISVAHRGRPWENGYAERLIRTLKEEEVHLNDYQNIHEARDRIDHFITQVYHLKRPHSALGYLTPMEFQQKNLS; this is translated from the coding sequence ATGGTGGAAAAAGTGCACAATGCTTCTTCATATTCGATTCGACAGATTTGTAAAACCCTCGGCTACAACCGGAATCTTCTCTATTATCAACCCAAGAGCGACCCTTCTCAAGAGGGACTGCGAACGAGAATAGAGGAGTTAGCGGCGACCTATCCAACATACGGATATAGACGTATCACGAAGCTGCTGGTGGCTGAAGGATACACCGTTGGGTATAAGCGCGTCACCCGGTTGATGAAAGCAGCCAACCTCTTGGTGGCTGTCAAACGGGCGTGTCAAACGACCCACTCCGCTGAGAGTCGGCAACCGTGGCAGAATCGCCTGAAGACCCTTGATATCTGCCGATGCGATCAGGTCTGGGTGGGTGATATCACCTACGTCCGACTCAACAGACGCTTCGTCTATGTCGCTCTGCTCATGGATGTCTTCACGCGCATGATTAGAGGGTGGAATCTCAGTCAACACTTGACGCAATCTTTGACCTTGCACCCCTTAGAGCAAGCTTTAGACGACGGGGTTTGTGAGATTCATCACTCTGATCAAGGCGTGCAGTATCTTTCAAATGCCTATATCTCACTGCTGAAGCAGCATGGCGTTGAGATTTCGGTAGCGCACAGAGGGCGCCCTTGGGAGAACGGATACGCAGAACGGTTGATCCGCACCCTCAAGGAAGAAGAAGTCCACCTTAACGACTATCAGAACATCCACGAAGCGAGAGATCGCATCGATCATTTCATCACACAAGTGTATCATCTCAAACGCCCACATTCGGCGTTAGGGTATTTGACACCTATGGAATTTCAGCAAAAAAACTTGTCTTAA
- a CDS encoding transposase yields MAKRTRYTPEFKAEVVLEALRGETSQAEVCRHHNLSEQQLSKWKQQAIENFASLFGSKDKASAADASRIAHLEQLVGRLTVALDIEKKAAKWLT; encoded by the coding sequence ATGGCGAAACGAACGAGATACACACCCGAGTTTAAAGCGGAGGTCGTTCTGGAGGCACTCCGCGGTGAAACTTCGCAAGCAGAAGTCTGTAGACACCATAACCTCAGCGAACAACAGCTGTCGAAGTGGAAACAGCAAGCGATTGAAAACTTTGCGTCTCTGTTTGGATCCAAGGATAAAGCGTCAGCGGCGGATGCGTCGCGGATCGCTCACCTTGAGCAACTCGTTGGGCGTCTCACGGTCGCCTTAGACATTGAAAAAAAAGCCGCGAAGTGGTTGACCTAA
- a CDS encoding HNH endonuclease signature motif containing protein, whose product MVNYQKYMRSKEWKAKRQEKLEACKHKCECEGGCYRKATQVHHLHYDTLGEESIQDLQALCPKCHMQKSDVRGFYGNVPRYCCQTEPIEESENPKKILPYSVWNEANFHYQMNTDKYENIANQLGTDPVIASLLDNLAIMFACDDIVVEPKITEAIEDYTDVVPASEVGLEGYCDTVYRIKPEFQKYFPSDEYGE is encoded by the coding sequence GTGGTAAATTATCAGAAATATATGCGTTCAAAAGAGTGGAAAGCGAAACGGCAGGAAAAATTAGAGGCATGTAAACATAAGTGCGAGTGTGAGGGCGGGTGCTACAGAAAGGCAACCCAAGTCCACCATTTGCACTATGACACGCTGGGTGAAGAAAGTATTCAGGACTTGCAAGCTCTCTGTCCAAAATGCCACATGCAAAAGTCTGATGTAAGAGGGTTTTATGGTAACGTGCCGCGGTATTGTTGCCAAACCGAACCGATAGAGGAAAGTGAAAACCCAAAGAAAATCCTACCTTATTCTGTTTGGAACGAGGCGAACTTTCATTATCAAATGAATACTGATAAGTATGAAAATATCGCAAATCAGTTAGGAACAGACCCCGTAATTGCCTCACTCCTTGACAACCTCGCAATTATGTTTGCCTGCGACGATATAGTAGTTGAACCTAAAATTACGGAGGCGATAGAGGATTACACGGACGTAGTGCCTGCTTCAGAGGTCGGTTTGGAAGGTTATTGTGATACTGTCTATCGGATAAAACCGGAATTTCAAAAGTATTTTCCAAGTGACGAGTATGGCGAGTGA
- a CDS encoding N-6 DNA methylase, translating into MPKLNLKPNHKAIRDYYATLQQYDKHAITHEGAVSAPFDTLLQACAKQVNATLVPQYRMQAPEGNRIVIDGVVLDAYGLPFAYWEAKDTDDDLIKAVQDKCDAGYPLDNTLFQNPTRAILYQNGQVALDTDITEPARLIGVLQYLFTYTAPALDNWQTAVSDFREHVPDLANRLKELIEERHDTDTAFKKAFTDFYETCRTSINPDLSQDAVEEMLVQHILTERIFRTVFNNSAFTRRNIIAREIENVVDALIREAFSREEFLKPLDRFYVAIEQASALCKDFSQKQHFLNTFYEKFFQGFSEDVADTHGIVYTPQPIVDFMVKSVEHILDTEFNRSLSDTGVHIIDPFVGTGNFIVRLMQDIQGTTLEAKYRHALHCNEVMLLPYYIASLNIEQEYFRRTGTYLPFEGIVLADTFELLERQQGELFTRENTERVERQKAADMFVVIGNPPYNAWQVNDSDNNRNRKYETMDARITDTYAADSKATLKSALYDPYIKAIRWACDRIEDEGVVAFVTNSGFLEGLAFDGMRKHLSEDFDTIYVLDLGGNARKGLKISDANVFGIRVGVSINLFVKNKQNPSEKPNIFYYRTDDLWNKERKFNFLNEHQHIGTIEWNPIQPDKQYAWLTEGLHAEFDTFIPVGTKEAKAAKGETAGVIFKTYSAGVKTGRDAWVYNFNRDVLNENIRGMIGTYNAEVDRWNRRENQRVNVNDFVIYDDTKIKWDRELRQHLQRGRPAEYAENKVRNTLYRPFTKSNLFFDRVLNNCVYLFPSIFPIPETETENRVIWLKVGKELPMFSLMANQIPDLLPQSGSQCFPFYTYAENGTNRQENITDWALAEFQNHYDDNTITKWDIFHYTYGLLHHPTYREKYQMNLKRDLPHIPYAEDFWGFANAGAQLADHHINYESCPKYDKLKYIETPDTPIDWRVEKMRLSKDKTHLKYNDFLTLAGIPPEVYDYQLGTRSALEWIVDQYRVKTDKRSGIVNDPNRVGEPLYIVDLIARVIHVSLRTVEIVKNLPAL; encoded by the coding sequence ATGCCAAAACTCAACCTCAAACCCAACCATAAAGCAATCCGAGACTACTATGCTACGCTGCAACAGTACGACAAGCACGCCATCACACACGAAGGTGCCGTCAGCGCGCCTTTTGATACACTCCTACAAGCTTGTGCGAAACAGGTCAACGCCACACTCGTCCCGCAATATCGTATGCAGGCACCAGAAGGCAACCGCATTGTCATTGACGGTGTTGTCCTTGACGCTTATGGACTCCCATTCGCGTACTGGGAGGCAAAAGATACAGATGATGACCTCATCAAAGCCGTCCAAGACAAATGTGACGCTGGCTATCCGCTCGACAATACCCTCTTCCAAAACCCAACGCGCGCCATCTTATACCAAAACGGACAGGTCGCACTGGACACCGACATCACCGAACCCGCGCGTCTGATTGGCGTACTCCAATATCTATTCACTTATACCGCACCCGCACTCGACAATTGGCAGACAGCCGTCTCGGATTTCAGGGAACATGTCCCAGACCTTGCAAATAGGCTAAAGGAACTCATTGAAGAACGCCACGACACCGATACAGCGTTCAAGAAGGCGTTCACCGATTTTTACGAAACCTGCCGCACCTCCATTAACCCAGACCTTTCACAAGATGCCGTTGAAGAGATGCTCGTTCAACATATCCTCACCGAACGCATCTTCCGTACGGTCTTTAACAATTCCGCCTTCACCCGCCGAAATATCATCGCACGCGAAATTGAAAACGTTGTGGATGCCCTAATCCGAGAGGCGTTCAGTCGTGAAGAATTTCTCAAACCCTTGGATCGGTTCTACGTGGCAATTGAGCAGGCATCGGCACTCTGTAAAGACTTCTCCCAAAAACAGCACTTCCTCAACACCTTTTACGAGAAGTTTTTTCAAGGGTTCTCCGAAGATGTAGCGGATACACACGGTATCGTCTACACGCCACAACCCATCGTAGATTTCATGGTGAAGAGTGTCGAACATATCCTTGATACCGAGTTCAATCGGTCCCTGTCGGATACCGGTGTGCATATCATCGATCCATTTGTTGGCACGGGTAACTTCATTGTTCGACTCATGCAGGACATCCAAGGCACGACGTTAGAGGCAAAATACCGCCATGCGTTGCATTGCAACGAGGTGATGCTTCTGCCCTACTACATCGCCAGCCTGAACATTGAACAAGAGTACTTCCGTCGGACGGGTACGTATCTGCCGTTTGAAGGGATAGTGCTTGCCGACACATTTGAGCTGCTTGAGCGGCAGCAAGGCGAACTCTTCACACGTGAAAACACGGAACGGGTTGAGAGACAAAAGGCGGCGGATATGTTCGTCGTCATCGGTAACCCGCCTTACAACGCGTGGCAGGTGAACGATAGCGACAACAACAGAAATCGGAAGTATGAAACAATGGACGCGCGAATCACAGACACCTACGCTGCAGATTCCAAAGCGACACTTAAGAGTGCCCTCTACGATCCATACATCAAAGCGATTCGATGGGCATGCGACCGTATTGAAGACGAAGGCGTTGTTGCCTTTGTGACGAACAGCGGATTTCTCGAGGGTTTGGCATTTGACGGGATGCGAAAACACCTATCGGAAGATTTCGACACGATTTACGTTCTGGATCTGGGTGGCAACGCACGGAAAGGATTAAAGATTTCCGATGCAAATGTGTTCGGAATTCGGGTTGGTGTGAGTATCAATTTGTTTGTCAAGAACAAGCAGAACCCATCAGAAAAACCCAATATCTTTTATTATCGGACCGATGATTTGTGGAATAAGGAGAGAAAGTTTAATTTTCTGAATGAACACCAACACATAGGAACCATAGAATGGAATCCAATTCAACCGGATAAACAGTATGCATGGTTAACCGAAGGGCTCCACGCCGAATTTGATACGTTTATCCCGGTGGGAACGAAGGAAGCGAAAGCAGCAAAGGGCGAAACGGCGGGTGTGATTTTCAAAACCTATAGTGCAGGTGTTAAAACAGGTCGCGATGCTTGGGTTTACAACTTTAACCGAGATGTCCTTAACGAGAACATTCGGGGAATGATTGGCACTTACAACGCAGAGGTGGATAGGTGGAATCGTCGAGAAAACCAGCGGGTGAATGTCAATGATTTTGTGATTTATGATGACACAAAGATTAAATGGGATCGGGAATTACGTCAACACTTGCAACGGGGCAGACCTGCTGAATATGCAGAAAACAAGGTGCGCAATACACTTTACCGGCCCTTTACAAAATCAAACCTATTTTTTGATCGCGTTCTCAACAATTGTGTCTATCTGTTTCCGTCTATTTTTCCTATACCAGAGACTGAGACAGAAAACCGGGTGATATGGCTTAAGGTTGGGAAAGAATTGCCGATGTTTTCACTAATGGCAAACCAGATTCCAGACTTACTGCCACAGAGCGGTTCCCAATGTTTTCCCTTCTATACCTATGCCGAGAACGGCACGAATCGACAAGAGAACATCACGGATTGGGCATTGGCAGAATTCCAAAACCATTACGACGACAACACCATCACCAAGTGGGACATTTTCCACTATACCTACGGACTCTTGCACCACCCTACCTATCGTGAGAAGTATCAGATGAACCTCAAGCGCGATCTGCCGCATATCCCCTATGCCGAGGATTTCTGGGGATTTGCCAACGCAGGCGCGCAGTTAGCAGACCACCACATCAACTACGAATCCTGCCCGAAATACGATAAATTAAAATACATCGAGACCCCCGATACCCCGATAGATTGGCGCGTTGAGAAGATGCGATTGTCCAAAGATAAAACGCATCTGAAATATAACGATTTCTTGACGCTGGCGGGTATCCCCCCGGAAGTGTACGACTATCAGTTAGGCACGCGTTCTGCATTGGAATGGATTGTAGATCAATATCGTGTCAAGACTGACAAACGGAGTGGGATTGTGAACGACCCGAACCGGGTGGGGGAGCCGCTGTATATCGTAGATCTCATCGCCCGCGTTATCCATGTAAGTTTACGGACAGTGGAAATTGTCAAAAACTTACCTGCCTTGTAG
- a CDS encoding peptidase S10: MSEKEQQTSEESSAEENNPPTPEDNLSVTHHSVTINGEEIRYTATTGTLVLKEEVDKEGEKAKASVFFIAYTRDDVEDLSERPITFSFNGGPGSSSVWLHLGVLGPRCVKPDDDGELPQPPYELKNNDCSILDKTDLVFIDPVSTGFSRAVPGEEAKQFHGFKKDIESVGDFILLYLGRYKRWGSPKFLIGESYGTTRASGLSGYLQERHGTYLNGIMLVSVVLNFQTIRFAPGNDLPYILYLPTYAATALYHGKLEADVQLESFMDEVRVFAMGDYTTALMQGSALPADQRANITQQLVKYTGLSAEYIERTDLRINIARFCKELLRDEDRTVGRFDSRYKGIDRDSAGEMYEYDPSSAVVQGAYTAMLNYYVRDELEFASDLPYEILSRRVHPWDYGDHQNEYVNVADTLRKAMTTNPALKVFVANGYYDLATPFLASEYTFSHLGLDKSLQDNISMAYYQAGHMMYIDQGELQKMKRDLDAYLDSVLSGE; encoded by the coding sequence ATGAGTGAAAAAGAACAACAGACCTCTGAAGAGAGTTCAGCTGAAGAGAACAACCCACCTACCCCCGAAGATAACCTCTCGGTTACACATCACAGCGTTACGATTAACGGTGAAGAGATTCGTTATACCGCGACGACGGGGACACTTGTGCTAAAAGAGGAAGTCGATAAGGAAGGTGAGAAAGCGAAAGCGTCGGTGTTTTTTATTGCGTATACCCGCGATGATGTAGAAGATTTGTCCGAACGCCCAATAACTTTCTCCTTCAATGGAGGTCCTGGATCTTCGTCGGTATGGCTACATTTGGGTGTGTTAGGTCCGCGGTGTGTGAAACCTGACGATGACGGCGAACTGCCACAGCCTCCATACGAACTCAAGAATAACGACTGCTCCATTTTAGACAAGACGGATCTGGTCTTCATTGATCCTGTGAGTACGGGTTTCAGTAGAGCAGTACCGGGGGAAGAGGCAAAGCAGTTTCATGGGTTCAAGAAGGATATTGAGTCTGTGGGAGACTTTATCCTGCTGTATTTGGGACGCTATAAACGCTGGGGTTCACCGAAGTTCCTCATTGGCGAAAGCTACGGAACGACGCGCGCCAGTGGACTCTCCGGTTACCTGCAGGAACGGCACGGTACCTATCTCAACGGTATTATGCTCGTCTCGGTCGTTCTGAATTTTCAGACGATCCGGTTTGCACCTGGAAACGATCTGCCGTATATCCTCTATTTGCCTACTTATGCAGCGACGGCATTGTATCACGGTAAATTGGAAGCGGATGTCCAACTTGAGTCCTTTATGGACGAGGTCAGAGTATTCGCAATGGGCGATTACACGACGGCTCTGATGCAAGGGAGTGCGTTACCTGCTGACCAACGTGCTAACATTACGCAACAACTCGTGAAATATACTGGGTTGAGTGCTGAATATATTGAGCGGACGGACTTGCGCATTAACATCGCCCGTTTCTGCAAGGAGCTTCTCCGAGACGAAGATCGCACAGTCGGACGGTTCGATAGTCGCTACAAAGGTATTGATCGGGATTCCGCAGGTGAGATGTATGAATACGACCCCAGTTCAGCAGTTGTTCAAGGCGCATACACGGCAATGCTCAACTACTACGTCCGTGATGAACTGGAATTTGCGTCTGACCTTCCGTATGAAATCTTGAGCAGGCGTGTGCATCCATGGGACTATGGCGATCACCAGAATGAATACGTCAACGTTGCGGATACGCTTCGGAAGGCGATGACGACCAACCCTGCGCTAAAGGTCTTTGTTGCTAACGGTTATTACGATCTGGCAACACCGTTTTTGGCATCAGAGTATACCTTTAGTCACCTTGGACTCGATAAATCCTTACAGGACAACATCTCAATGGCTTACTATCAGGCAGGGCACATGATGTACATTGACCAAGGCGAATTGCAGAAGATGAAAAGAGACCTGGATGCATATCTTGATAGTGTGCTTTCAGGGGAGTAG
- a CDS encoding Gfo/Idh/MocA family oxidoreductase, which produces MSYQREFEKRLDVAVVGVGSHGYRNVLPTMTFLPVRLKALCDLDIERARITAKQYGVDAFYPNMAEMFESEELDAVFLCAPPRLHPELTCEALDAGMHVWLEKPPGMFADEVSEMIAHRKDRVVVVGFKKAFMPATQKIIEIFATEEYGALRSILGVYPMTIPSDGKRILREKVHTNWLQNGVHPLSLLVAVGGKVANVTAHRGRRGGGACILEYESGVIGNFHLADGARHGQPSELYQFFGDGCHAEIQNGVRVVLQRGVSFNYSGSTSYVPEGFDSGAIVWEPQNSLGTLENKAFFTQGFYQEMRYFCDCILEGRPAEQGSLEFALEVMKVYEAGLRSEGETVAV; this is translated from the coding sequence ATGAGTTATCAGAGAGAATTTGAGAAGCGGTTAGATGTTGCGGTTGTGGGGGTCGGTTCACACGGGTATCGGAATGTACTACCGACAATGACCTTTCTTCCGGTACGGCTGAAGGCGTTGTGCGACCTTGATATCGAGCGTGCGCGTATCACTGCCAAGCAGTACGGTGTTGATGCGTTTTATCCAAACATGGCAGAGATGTTTGAGAGCGAAGAATTGGACGCTGTTTTTTTGTGTGCACCGCCGCGTCTGCACCCCGAATTGACGTGTGAGGCACTGGATGCGGGGATGCATGTCTGGTTAGAAAAGCCGCCGGGGATGTTTGCGGATGAAGTTTCGGAGATGATCGCTCACCGGAAGGATCGCGTCGTCGTGGTTGGATTCAAAAAGGCGTTCATGCCCGCGACGCAGAAGATTATCGAAATCTTTGCAACAGAGGAATACGGTGCCTTACGCAGCATTTTAGGGGTCTATCCGATGACGATTCCGAGCGATGGCAAACGTATCCTACGCGAGAAGGTACATACGAATTGGCTTCAAAATGGGGTACATCCGTTGTCGCTGCTCGTCGCGGTCGGTGGGAAGGTTGCAAATGTGACGGCTCACAGAGGCAGGCGCGGTGGCGGCGCGTGCATATTGGAATACGAAAGCGGTGTGATTGGCAACTTCCATTTGGCTGATGGTGCGAGACATGGGCAGCCTTCGGAACTCTATCAGTTTTTCGGCGATGGGTGTCATGCTGAAATTCAGAACGGTGTACGTGTCGTACTCCAGCGCGGCGTGTCTTTCAATTACAGCGGTAGCACGAGTTATGTGCCTGAAGGCTTTGACAGCGGCGCGATTGTCTGGGAACCGCAAAACAGTCTGGGAACGCTTGAAAACAAAGCATTTTTCACACAAGGCTTCTACCAGGAGATGCGGTATTTCTGTGATTGTATTCTGGAGGGCAGACCGGCGGAACAAGGCTCGCTTGAGTTTGCGTTGGAAGTGATGAAAGTTTATGAGGCGGGGCTTCGCTCGGAAGGTGAGACTGTCGCTGTTTGA
- a CDS encoding AAA family ATPase: MLTKLICRNFKHFGEVEIELGNPVVFIGPNNSGKTTALQALALWEIGLKRWNDNRKGKTNPEKRPGVVINRLDLISVPVPNARLLWRDLQVRDVKRVEGRQRTQNVRIDIIVEGVTANKAWQCGFEFDYANQESFYCRPLRTSEIEGEVSARMPVAEEAERLSVAFLPPMSGLTSNETRLDQGAINVRIGEGRTAEVLRNLCYQISQDEEKWKGLCKQINDLFGIQLEKPDYIPGRGEITMSYREASNVSLDLSSSGRGLQQTLLLLAYIATHPGSVLLLDEPDAHLEILRQRQIYQVLTDLAMEHGSQIVAASHSEVVLRAAVKRDDAVIAFLGKPHRINDRGSQLLKSLIDFDFEQYYQAQQRGWVLYLEGSTDLSILQAFAEKLDHPAQKILKAPYTYDISNRQGKAHKHFYALREAKPDLVGFCLLDRITGQLQQVPGLITYAWQRREIENYIVPTQKVLIGWVRNAAGGPLFSDTWATTMEEIITEIEKARVTLRQESPWSPDIKVTDDFLDPLFEAFFEKLEMTNFMRKTNYYTLVEYLPAEQIDPEVTNVLDMVLEVANKAVPLGSV, translated from the coding sequence ATGCTGACAAAATTGATTTGCCGTAATTTCAAACACTTTGGCGAAGTTGAGATTGAATTGGGGAATCCGGTCGTCTTCATCGGTCCGAATAACTCCGGCAAGACAACAGCGTTACAAGCCCTTGCTTTATGGGAAATAGGTCTCAAACGGTGGAATGACAACCGCAAAGGGAAAACAAACCCGGAAAAGCGTCCGGGTGTTGTCATCAACCGGCTCGACCTCATCTCTGTTCCTGTGCCGAATGCGCGATTGCTCTGGCGAGATTTGCAAGTTCGCGACGTGAAAAGGGTTGAGGGTAGACAACGGACTCAAAACGTCCGTATAGATATTATTGTGGAGGGTGTTACCGCTAACAAAGCATGGCAATGTGGTTTTGAGTTTGATTATGCCAATCAGGAATCTTTTTATTGTCGCCCACTGAGAACATCAGAAATAGAGGGGGAAGTATCCGCTCGAATGCCTGTCGCAGAAGAGGCGGAACGCCTCTCTGTTGCCTTCCTGCCCCCGATGTCTGGACTCACATCCAACGAAACACGACTCGATCAAGGGGCAATCAATGTCCGGATTGGAGAGGGACGGACAGCAGAGGTTTTGCGGAATCTCTGTTATCAAATTTCACAAGATGAAGAAAAATGGAAAGGACTCTGCAAGCAAATCAACGATCTGTTTGGCATACAACTTGAGAAACCGGATTATATACCGGGACGTGGAGAGATTACGATGAGTTATCGGGAAGCGTCTAATGTATCTTTAGACCTTTCTTCATCGGGACGCGGTTTACAGCAAACGCTTCTACTACTTGCCTACATTGCTACACACCCGGGTTCTGTTTTATTACTTGACGAACCCGATGCACACCTCGAAATCCTTCGGCAACGGCAAATTTATCAGGTCCTTACAGACTTGGCAATGGAACACGGGAGCCAGATCGTTGCCGCCAGCCATTCTGAGGTTGTCCTCAGAGCGGCAGTAAAGCGCGACGATGCTGTTATCGCATTTCTTGGTAAGCCCCATCGTATTAACGATCGCGGCAGTCAATTGCTTAAATCGCTTATAGACTTTGATTTTGAACAATATTACCAAGCACAGCAAAGGGGTTGGGTGCTTTATCTTGAAGGGTCTACAGACCTCTCAATCTTGCAAGCATTTGCCGAGAAACTCGATCACCCCGCGCAAAAAATATTGAAAGCACCTTATACCTATGACATCAGCAACCGACAAGGAAAAGCTCATAAGCACTTTTATGCGTTACGAGAGGCAAAACCAGATCTGGTGGGATTCTGTCTCCTTGATCGAATTACTGGGCAGCTTCAGCAAGTTCCTGGATTAATAACCTATGCATGGCAGCGGCGCGAGATTGAGAACTACATTGTTCCCACCCAAAAAGTGTTAATTGGCTGGGTACGCAATGCAGCGGGAGGCCCTCTGTTCTCGGATACTTGGGCTACTACGATGGAGGAAATCATTACGGAAATTGAAAAAGCCCGAGTAACACTCCGTCAAGAATCGCCATGGTCTCCAGATATAAAAGTGACTGACGACTTCCTAGATCCACTTTTCGAGGCTTTCTTTGAAAAATTGGAAATGACGAATTTTATGCGAAAAACAAATTATTATACTTTAGTTGAATATCTACCAGCAGAACAGATTGATCCTGAAGTCACCAATGTACTGGACATGGTTTTAGAGGTCGCCAATAAAGCAGTGCCGTTGGGCAGTGTGTAA